Part of the Candidatus Omnitrophota bacterium genome, CCGTACTTAAAAAATGGTCTTTCTCTTTTACTTTATTTCTAAATTCGGCCGTTTTAAATACGGCGTAATTTATTTCACGCGATAATTCCATCTTCGACTTGGAAAGTATCTTTGAAAGCTCCCTGGATAAAACATTACCGATGACCATTAAATCTATATCACTCAAGGGCCCTTCCTTGCCTTCTGCATATGAGCCATAGATAAAAGCGAATATGACTTTTTTTGACCTGTCAAGTTCGGCTTTTAAGACCTGCGCTATTCCGGCTGTTTTAAAGATAATGCCTTTTAACTCTCCATATATAGGACAGGCGCTATCGATACTGTAATAGATGCGGTTACCTGTAACGCTCTTCTTTATTAACCCTATCTTTTCAAGTTTTTCTACCTCTCTCTGGACAGCCCTGATCGGCTGCTTAGATCTCAAGGAAATCTGCCGCTGGTAAAACTTATCCCGCGGATTAAAGATAAATAACTTTAGTATTTCAACGCGGGCTCTTGATGAAAAAAGTTCATCTAACATAACGTCCTCCTGTATACATTATGTAGTCGATTATATACATTTTGTAGTCAACTGTCAAGAGCAACTGGATGCATGGCACCAGTTATTCTATTCTGATTTCAGAGCAACAACTATATATTGTTCGGTGAGAACGTCCGCAAATTTATTCTGGAAGATCTGATTTATTTTCTTTTTAACATTTGAAGCGCTTAGTATACGTTCTATTCTTATTATGTTAAAACCTGCGCTTTTAAACATTTCTTGTATACTTTTGATGGTAAAAAATCTAAGATGTGTTCTGTCCAATATGCCAGCGGCACTATAATTCCATTCTTTCTTCTTGAGCATCTTTATTATTCTATAATGCGCAATGTTGGGCCAAGCTGTATATATTCAGACCTTTTTAGACGCAAAGTTAATTAACAGCAACAATAGCCCATGAGTGTGTATTGTGCAATAAAGCAGTATTAATTTCTAAACCTAATACATTAATAAAACCGGATGGCAATCCTTTTTTAAGCTCTGGATTTATTCCTTTAGGGATAACCATTTCATTAAAATTAATATCCTGCGTAACAATTATACCAACTTTGTTGGCTAACAGTCGCTTATTCCATAATTCTTTTTTATTAGAGTAAGGGACGAGCGCATTTTCAAAAACACAAAACTTATTAAAATTATTCGCTAAGAGTGTTTGAATTTCTTCATAAGAAAAACCGTGATTATCCAACATTTCCGTATTAGGTGTCCCAATTATGATAATGCCGCCTTCCTTTGTAACCCTCTTCAATTCTTTTATTGCACTGTCTTCTTTATGATATTCTTTAATGTGTTCTAAGACTTCGCTGCATATGACGACATCAAAAGAATGATTTAGATATTCTTTTAAATTTGTTATACCTTGAATACTAAATTCCGCAATATTACCATACCGTGCTTGTGCAAATTCTATGCTTGGTTTTGACATGTCAGCCCCATAAGCACGTGCAGCAAATCCTTCCTCTTTCAGGATCTGGCATCCATAGCCAGCC contains:
- a CDS encoding nucleotidyltransferase domain-containing protein, with protein sequence MLDELFSSRARVEILKLFIFNPRDKFYQRQISLRSKQPIRAVQREVEKLEKIGLIKKSVTGNRIYYSIDSACPIYGELKGIIFKTAGIAQVLKAELDRSKKVIFAFIYGSYAEGKEGPLSDIDLMVIGNVLSRELSKILSKSKMELSREINYAVFKTAEFRNKVKEKDHFLSTVLKKKKIFIIGSENELKRFISSGQLKTP
- a CDS encoding class I SAM-dependent methyltransferase; translation: MKIKKFINRLRDFILHYISQKKQTYYYEDYIRVYPDGINFNKYGKRKKATPDDIKNFINHYKFYKFAAQFVKNKVVADIGCGAGYGCQILKEEGFAARAYGADMSKPSIEFAQARYGNIAEFSIQGITNLKEYLNHSFDVVICSEVLEHIKEYHKEDSAIKELKRVTKEGGIIIIGTPNTEMLDNHGFSYEEIQTLLANNFNKFCVFENALVPYSNKKELWNKRLLANKVGIIVTQDINFNEMVIPKGINPELKKGLPSGFINVLGLEINTALLHNTHSWAIVAVN